Part of the Streptomyces europaeiscabiei genome is shown below.
TTCGCGCTGCGCCCGAACGCCGTGGTCGGCACCAACCGGCTGTGCTGCGGGGGTCGGGCGCTCATCGCGTCGCGCGGCAGGCCGAGGGGGGCGAGTACGTGTACGGCGACGAGATCACCGTATTCCTGTTCCGTCGCCGCGGTCAGCGCCGCCCCCAGTACCGCGTAGCCGAAGTTGGAGTACTCCTCGCGCTCGCCGGCGGGGGCGCCGACGAGACGGTCGAGACCTGAGAGCAACTCGTGCAGCCGGTCGTCGGTGAACTTCCGGTACGGGTCCAGGCGGGTGGTACCAGGGGGCAGTCGAGGCAGACCCGAGGTGTGTTCAGCGAGGTGGCGCAAGGTGATACCGGTCCCTGCCGGGACGCCGAGCCATCGTTCGACCGGATCGTCAAGCGTGAGCGCACCTTGTGCGGCGAGCTGCTGCAGGATGGTTCCGGTAATGACTTTGGTGAAGGAGGCCACCTCCACGAACTTGTCGGGGTCGTGATGGCCGGTGAGGATCGGAGCGTCGTGGGAGCTGCCGATGATGCAGCTGGGGACGAGGCTCCGGGTCATTGATCTGCTGGTCACAAAGATCAATTGAAGGCTTTCGCGCAGCCGTTGCCGAACCGGGTTCGCAAGAACGCGACAACCACGGTCCGAGGACCGACCAGAACGCGAGAGCCGTCGCCGCGATCAGAACCACCAGTCCGACCAACCAACCGACGCACCCCACACTCCCTTTCCTTTCCTTTCCCTTCCTCTCCCTGGCCCGGTGCGCCTTTCCCTCCCCGCCCGCTGAGCCCTCAACGGTCTTGCCGGCCAGGGAATATGGCTTGATCAGCGCCGATGGGTTTCCCGGGTCGTTGATCGGCGCGTGGGTGAACCGGCGGGGGACACCGGTGAGCGAAGTGGCCGGCCGACGGGTGTGAAGCGCTCGTGGCTCAGCCGCCTGGACGCGGGTTCCCGGATCACCGTCCCGGTGACCCGGGGCCGGCGGGGCGATTGTGGACGAGCGCCGAAGTGGGGACCCGATCGCGAAGCCCTGCCGACGTCATCCGCCGGACGGGCCGCTCAGGCGCGCTGCCGCTCGCCCCGGCCGCGCAGGAGGCTGACACCGGCGCCGAGCGACACGATGCCCATGCCGACGGCGGTGGCCATGCCCTGCGCGCCGTCGACGACGAAGGGGGCGACCGCGGCGACGGTGAGGTTGAACAGGAACAGGAACCACAGGACGGGCTTCGAGCCGAGCAGGGCCTTCATGGGGGTTTTCCTTTCGGAGGAGCCGGCGAGGTCCGCTCGACCTCGTGCCTCGACGATCCCGTCCGGCGGCCCTCGCCACGAGGGAGCCCTCTCCCGGAACGGGGGTGTAGCCGGCTACACCCCCGGGGTGTCAGTGGGGCGCAGTACGTTCCGGCCATGGGCATCTATCTGGTGAGCGTCGGCGCGGAGCAATGGTTCGGTGGGGGCGAGGGCGACTGGGGGCATGTCGCCTCGGCGCTGGACGAGGAGCTGGGGCGGCGGGGGCTGCCGGCCTACGAGTCGGTGCCCGGGGAGGCGGCCTTCGCGCGTGGCTCGAAGCTGTCCTCGCTGTCCTTCGAGGAGAAGCTGATACCGCCGATGGACGGGTTCACCAGGCTGTGCGCCGCGCACCTCACCCCTGAGGAGACGGACACCCTCCTGGGCTGGACCGTGCTGGTGCCGTTGTCGCTCGACGAGGACATCCGGTTGGACGTCGAGGCCGGGTACGACTCGGCCGACGGCGAGCCCACCGTGGTCGTCGGGGCGCCTCAGGTGCTGGCCGCCGCGGAGCGGCTGGCGACAGTCGTCGAGCTGCCCGCGGAGACACCCGCGGTGTGCGGGAACCTCGAACTGACCATGTGGTTCCGGGACGGAGCGGCGAAGGAACTGGCCGCGACCCGGCCGGGCCCGTGGGCCGACGACCTCGACACGGCCTTCTACGTCGCCCTGTACCTGCGCGCCGCCCAGCACTCGATCCGCCGCGGCTGCCCGATGATCTACTCCTGACGCACGGGTACCGCCCCGGCCGTCGGGCCGGCGTCGCGAAGACGGTGGGCCTCTGAGACGGGCCACGCCTGCGGGGCCGTGCGGCGGCACGGCCCCGCAGGGTCGTCGACGAGGTCATCCCGCCCCGGTCACCCGGCCGTCCCCACCCTCCGCAGGAACTCCGCCAGCGTGTGCGTGGCCGTGTTGTGTGCCGTGGCGGCGAAGAGCGGGTCGAGGTGGTTCATGCCCTCGTCGGACTCGTAGGCGGCGTACGGGACACGGGACTCGGCGACGAC
Proteins encoded:
- a CDS encoding serine hydrolase domain-containing protein; translation: MTSRSMTRSLVPSCIIGSSHDAPILTGHHDPDKFVEVASFTKVITGTILQQLAAQGALTLDDPVERWLGVPAGTGITLRHLAEHTSGLPRLPPGTTRLDPYRKFTDDRLHELLSGLDRLVGAPAGEREEYSNFGYAVLGAALTAATEQEYGDLVAVHVLAPLGLPRDAMSARPPQHSRLVPTTAFGRSAKPWTMSGAILPAGGLWASPRTLSRVLTGLVIERSLGEPAPGWQRTGPLPLIWHNGATGTASVFAGAVPDGRWTVVHRLNSSYEVTDRVGLDYLRTAR